Proteins encoded within one genomic window of Gloeobacter kilaueensis JS1:
- a CDS encoding DUF1579 domain-containing protein, with protein sequence MSATSSKRAWLQNLVGEWSYQFHTADDSDHSGVAANGTESVRALSDHFIILDNTGQSSDGSQTRAATLIGYEPNTGRFAGAVAGSALDRLFVYDGDLSPDGRALLLETEGPAMSEGRETDRYRDVFQIIDDDHRFTAAEVLQDGEWKEFMRSDFVRVR encoded by the coding sequence ATGTCTGCTACCTCCTCCAAACGGGCTTGGCTCCAGAACCTCGTCGGCGAATGGTCTTACCAGTTTCACACAGCCGACGATTCGGACCACTCAGGTGTCGCCGCGAATGGGACTGAGTCCGTGCGGGCTTTGAGCGACCATTTCATCATCCTCGACAACACCGGCCAATCGAGCGACGGCTCGCAAACGCGTGCAGCAACGCTGATCGGATATGAGCCGAACACTGGCCGGTTCGCGGGTGCCGTGGCGGGGAGTGCGCTCGACCGCCTGTTCGTGTACGACGGCGACCTTTCTCCGGACGGGCGGGCACTTCTGCTCGAAACTGAGGGTCCGGCGATGAGCGAGGGCCGTGAAACCGATCGCTACCGCGATGTCTTTCAGATTATCGACGACGACCACCGGTTCACCGCTGCGGAGGTTCTCCAGGACGGCGAATGGAAGGAATTCATGCGATCTGACTTTGTTCGTGTCCGATAG
- a CDS encoding winged helix-turn-helix transcriptional regulator, translating into MNDTKRSGCPINLTLEALGDRWSLIVIRDIIFGDRRHFRELLSRSEEGIATNILADRLKRLTENGFLTRSADPSHKQKAIYSLTEKSIQLIPLLAVMGAWGRQHTAVSRPLAIRAKLLEEGGPALWSALMDELRSAHLDGNSVKSNTIVELQKAYEMELAKA; encoded by the coding sequence ATGAACGACACGAAACGATCCGGGTGTCCAATCAACCTCACGCTGGAGGCGCTCGGCGACCGCTGGAGCCTGATCGTCATTCGGGACATCATCTTCGGCGATCGCCGTCATTTCCGGGAGCTGCTTTCCCGTTCTGAGGAAGGGATCGCGACCAACATCCTCGCCGACCGGCTGAAGCGATTGACGGAGAACGGGTTTCTGACGCGCTCAGCCGACCCGTCGCACAAGCAGAAGGCGATCTATAGCCTTACCGAAAAGTCCATTCAGCTGATCCCGCTACTGGCGGTCATGGGAGCCTGGGGCAGGCAGCATACCGCCGTCAGCCGACCTCTCGCCATCCGCGCAAAGCTGCTGGAGGAGGGCGGCCCGGCCCTGTGGTCTGCGCTGATGGACGAACTTCGCTCGGCCCATCTGGACGGCAATTCAGTGAAGTCGAACACGATCGTCGAGCTTCAAAAAGCTTATGAGATGGAACTGGCAAAAGCATAG
- a CDS encoding alpha/beta fold hydrolase — MKKSSVLGRGTVFALLLAGAAPATLAQEPKPTNRAEAVEVVRELRGIVTPDGVERARMVRIGGIDQFVSIRGRDRRNPILLILHGGPGFPETALAWWNTRDLEEYFTVVHWDQRGSGRTYLANDPAAVAPTMLPERFVADTGELITWLRTEFGKKKIFLLGHSWGSFIGLEYARRYPGQLHAYIGVGQATNTPESERRGYAFALAAAQRAGNANAVAQLESIAPYAVPGRPIPLEHIVIERQWSDYFGGVMAYRQRQTNGIASRLSPDYSDADAPRAYDGNNYSQLYLFSTVLGLDLSGITRLGCPLILLEGRHDRTVSSEVAHEWFVRVRAPRKHFVWFEHSGHEVMTEEPGKVLVSLLKYARPIAARAGDVGPEP; from the coding sequence ATGAAAAAGTCAAGCGTACTTGGACGAGGGACAGTCTTTGCCCTGTTGCTTGCTGGTGCGGCTCCCGCCACACTGGCTCAGGAACCCAAGCCGACCAATCGGGCAGAGGCTGTCGAGGTTGTCCGCGAGTTGCGGGGCATTGTGACGCCCGACGGCGTCGAACGTGCGCGAATGGTGCGCATTGGGGGCATCGACCAGTTCGTCTCGATCCGTGGGCGCGACCGGCGCAATCCCATCCTGCTCATTCTTCACGGCGGGCCTGGCTTTCCAGAAACGGCTCTTGCATGGTGGAACACCCGCGACCTCGAGGAATACTTCACTGTCGTGCACTGGGATCAGCGAGGATCGGGCAGGACCTACCTCGCCAACGATCCTGCCGCAGTCGCGCCCACAATGCTGCCCGAACGCTTCGTCGCCGACACAGGCGAACTCATCACCTGGCTGCGCACCGAATTCGGAAAAAAGAAGATCTTTCTGCTCGGCCATTCCTGGGGCAGTTTCATCGGGCTCGAATACGCCCGGCGGTACCCCGGACAGCTTCACGCGTACATCGGCGTGGGACAAGCGACCAACACGCCGGAGAGCGAACGTCGCGGCTATGCCTTCGCGCTCGCCGCCGCTCAGCGGGCGGGCAATGCCAACGCAGTCGCGCAGCTCGAATCGATCGCGCCCTATGCCGTGCCCGGACGCCCGATCCCGCTGGAACACATTGTCATCGAACGGCAGTGGTCCGACTATTTCGGCGGCGTCATGGCCTATCGCCAGCGCCAGACCAATGGGATCGCGAGCCGCCTGTCACCCGACTATTCGGACGCAGATGCCCCCCGCGCTTACGACGGCAACAACTACTCGCAGCTATACCTTTTCAGTACAGTCCTCGGCCTCGACCTCAGCGGCATCACGCGGCTTGGCTGCCCCTTAATCCTTCTGGAGGGGCGACACGACCGCACAGTGAGTTCGGAGGTCGCCCATGAATGGTTCGTGCGGGTCCGTGCGCCGCGCAAGCATTTCGTCTGGTTCGAGCATTCGGGTCATGAGGTTATGACCGAGGAACCCGGCAAGGTTCTGGTGTCGCTCTTAAAATATGCACGTCCAATTGCTGCCCGCGCGGGCGACGTGGGACCCGAGCCTTGA